In Gilliamella sp. B3022, the sequence TCAATAACTGGAAAGAAGATGGCTTAGATTCCCTAAGCATTGTGGCCAATTTATTGGGATTAGGTTCAACGGCGGCGTTTACAAAATGGGGACCTTTGTCCTTTTTATCTCAGCAAGCTGGGAATGTGGCTAAAGCCAATACCGTTAAAGCCATGTTAATTGGTCAAGTTGCAGCTGATAGTACGCAGGCTATCATGGTTTCTACCGATGTTGCTTCCGCAATTTATTCTACATTAGACGATAAAACCCTTCCAGCTGATGAAAAACTGTCTCGAGTTCTTCGTTTATTCGCGGCTGGGGTCACCACTGGCGCGTTAACTTACATCAATATCAAAGGGACCAGAGCCAATTTTCATTTTATAAAGGAAGACGCTTCTTTACTTCGACAAATGACCAGAGAAGAGATCGATAATTTCTTAAACGACCCGAAAACCTTCCTTATCGAAAATGGCAACGTAATAGCCAAAGAACCAATTGCAATAACGACACATCGAACCCAAAACGAATCAGCCACCTATCCTAAATCAAGTGTTGCTGTCCAGCAATTGCAAGAGTTTAAATTATTACCGGCGCCAAATGATTACACCCATTCATCAACAACGATTGCACAAAATATCTTATTCCCCCATCCAAATTATTTACGCTTTTTAACGCAACAATATCAACCTGAAATTTTTTTAAAATATGAACTCAATCTACACGTTAACTTCAACAATGGTTTTGAAGCAACAGAACAATCACTTCTCCATTCTTCATCACAAATTATAGCCAGAAATAGCAATGAGCAAGTACATAAAACCATCGCTAATACAATGGTCAAAGAAGAAAGATACCTGAATAATATTGCGGCGTTTCAAGCAATGGCTCGGGCAAGGAATTGGGATGAGGATGTTTGGAAGAAATTAAAAGCAATTTCGCGAGCAACGTGTGAAATTAAGGGAATCACATTTCATAATACAACCGAGTTCGGTAATTTACCGTTTGATTTAAATGCCGCGAAAAAAATAGGAGTGGTGGTTGAAGCTGGGGAATTTACAAACGGCTCAGCACCAATTAAAGTGACTGATATAGACAGATACATCGCAACACTAAATGGATATTACCCTAGTGAAATGGATAAATTAACTGAAGGGTGGATAAGAAGCTATATCGTTAAACATAATGACCGTTTACAAAACTTTAATGGTATGCCCGGCGCCCATGCTGAAGTGGTAGCGGTGGATGATGTATTAAAACAGCTGCGCGCACAAAAATTAGATCCAGAGAAATATTTAACCGATATTGATGTCTACACCCTTAAAACCAATCGACCGAGCAAAGAGGATTTTTTAAGTGAATTTGTAGCCTGTGCTAATTGTAGTGGTATATTGGATCCCCGAATTAACATTCATACAGGACGAAAAGGAGAATAAAATGAACACAACAAACACGATAAAAGTCGTTAACCAACCTGTACGGGTGGAATTAAGTCATTTACAAATCATTCAGGGTGTTTATTTTTTAAATGATGTCCTATTTACCGGTTTGGCTTATGACCACCGGCAACAAAAGTTGTTTAAAGTCTATCAAATTACCGAAGGCAAAATTACCGCTGAGCAGGATTTTGGTTTTTTTAAACAACATTATGAAATAAAAATTGATTATAGTGTGATTGATGATGAGCATGATTTTGAAAACCCTGTCTATTACCAAGGAAAACTTTTTACCGGTATCACCAATGGATATCGTAATGGTTTTGTCAGTTCAGAGTTATTATGGAACGATGGTTATGTTGTAGAGATGATGAGTTGGTATGCCGATGGGTCGGGATTAATACGTCGTTATGAAACCATATATGATGACAATCAATGTAAATTCGAATGGAATTATAAGCAGCTTATGAATATAAACTGCCGAAAAAAAAATGCGAATTCACTGACGCGTTTTACGCTCGAAATCAATGACCAGAACCAAATTAAGTCGTGCCTTTTAAGTGCTAACGATATGGCGTGCTTAGATAAGTTGATTTCGCGTGATGATATCCCGTTACCCGCCAACAGTTTAAGTGGATTGCTGGCTGATTATCCCTTGGCGGAGGAGATTTCGCTGTACGTTTTAAGTGATCATGATTTTATTTATTTTATGCACCATGCTGATTTTCAGTCGATTAAAAAATTAGAGTTATCCACTCAAAATTTATCTTTGCCGGTACTGAATAAATTAATGGATCTACCTAATTTGCAATCTATTTTTTTTAAAGAAAATGGGGTAAGTGACTATCAACTTGCAGACTTGCCAGAAAAAGAAAGAGCAATCAAACAACAACAGTGCGATGAGCGTAATTATGCCCTGTTACAATTATTATTTGCACTACAAGCTCAACAAAATTGTGAAATTAGGCTCGATGCAAGATCTGGATTGCTGTTTTCCTATTCCAAAAAGGAGGGTGAAATATTTGCTGATGTTAATCAAAACGATTTTAATTATCTTTTAAAGATTTTGCCACGAGATAAGATCACCGGATTGTCTTTACGTCAATGTCAATTTCCGATTCCCTTACTAGAAAATCTTGCTCAGTTTACTAATTTAAAAAGATTGTGTATTGAGGAAGGTCTCAGCAATAAAGTTAATGATAATCACGTTGATAATCAAACTCAAAACGGTGCTTACCAACGCCGTGAAGCCCGCAATCAAGCCTTATGGACGCTATTGATCCACCTGCAATCCAAACTGCATTGTGACATCAAACTGATATCCGAAACGTTGCAAGAGTTTGAAAAGCGTTATCAAGGTTAAGCCCTCGAATGCAAGGAATAAAATGAACACAACAAACACGATAAAAGTCGTTAACCAACCTGTACGGGTGGAATTAAGTCATTTACAAATCATTCAGGGTGTTTATTTTTTAAATGATGTCCTATTTACCGGTTTGGCTTATGACCACCGGCAACAAAAGTTGTTTAAAGTCTATCAAATTACCGAAGGCAAAATTACCGCTGAGCAGGATTTTGGTTTTTTTAAACAACATTATGAAATAAAAATTGATTATAGTGTGATTGATGATGAGCATGATTTTGAAAACCCTGTCTATTACCAAGGAAAACTTTTTACCGGTATCACCAATGGATATCGTAATGGTTTTGTCAGTTCAGAGTTATTATGGAACGATGGTTATGTTGTAGAGATGATGAGTTGGTATGCCGATGGGTCGGGATTAATACGTCGTTATGAAACCATATATGATGACAATCAATGTAAATTCGAATGGAATTATAAGCAGCTTATGAATATAAACTGCCGAAAAAAAAATGCGAATTCACTGACGCGTTTTACGCTCGAAATCAATGACCAGAACCAAATTAAGTCGTGCCTTTTAAGTGCTAACGATATGGCGTGCTTAGATAAGTTGATTTCGCGTGATGATATCCCGTTACCCGCCAACAGTTTAAGTGGATTGCTGGCTGATTATCCCTTGGCGGAGGAGATTTCGCTGTACGTTTTAAGTGATCATGATTTTATTTATTTTATGCACCATGCTGATTTTCAGTCGATTAAAAAATTAGAGTTATCCACTCAAAATTTATCTTTGCCGGTACTGAATAAATTAATGGATCTACCTAATTTGCAATCTATTTTTTTTAAAGAAAATGGGGTAAGTGACTATCAACTTGCAGACTTGCCAGAAAAAGAAAGAGCAATCAAACAACAACAGTGCGATGAGCGTAATTATGCCCTGTTACAATTATTATTTGCACTACAAGCTCAACAAAATTGTGACATTAGATTTTATGCAAATTCAGGTATTGTGTTTTTCTATTTTAAACAAGATGGCAAAATAATTGCCGATGTCAATCAAAACGACTTTAACTTTCTTTTCAATGCGTTACCGCTTGAGCAAATTACTGAACTTGAGTTACGGCAACATAATTTGCCTGTTGAGTTACTGGCAAAACTGGCACAATTGAGTCATTTAAAAAAATTATCGATCAAAGAAAAAAAAGAGTTCAGAGCTGACCCCCAACCAACTGATAATCAAACTCAAAACGGTGCTTACCAACGCCGTGAAGCCCGCAATCAAGCCTTATGGACGCTATTAATCCACCTGCAATCCAAACTGCATTGTGACATCAAACTGATATCCGAAACGTTGCAAGAGTTTGAAAAGCGTTATCAAGGTTAAGCCCTCGAATGCAAGGAATAAAATGAACACAACAAACACGATAAAAGTCGTTAACCAACCTGTACGGGTGGAATTAAGTCATTTACAAATCATTCAGGGCGTTTATTTTTTAAATGATGTCCTATTTACCGGCTTGGCTTATGACCACCGGCAACAAAAACTGTTTAAAGTCTATCAAATTACCGAAGGAAAAATTACCGCTGAGCAGGATTTTGGGTTTTTCAAACATGCCCATCCGGTAAAAATTGATTATGATGTAGTTATCGATGAGTATGAAAACGGGGATCCACTGTACTATCATGGTAAACTGTTTAATGGTGTTACTTATGAATATAAAGATGGTTTTGTTTTTTCCGAGGCATTATGGAATGATGGTTATTCGGTAGAAACGATCGGATGGTTTCCTGATGGCTCGGGATTAATATATCTTTATGAAACCAATTATCATAACGATAAATGTAAATTCGAATGGAATTATAAACAACTTGTTAACATTGATTGCAGAAAAGGAGATGTCAATAAAGAAATAAGTTTTACAATAAAAATCAATGATAAAAATCAAATTAAGTCGTATGTTTTAAGTGCTGACAATATGGCGTGCTTAGATAAGTTGATTTCGCGTGATGATATCCCGTTACCCGCCAACAGTTTAAGTGGATTGCTAGCTGATTATCCCTTAGCGGAGGAGATTTTTTTGAACATTTTTAGTGATCATGATTTTAATTATTTTATGCACCATGCTGATTTTCGGTCGATTAAAAAATTAAAATTATCCACTCAAAATTTATCTTTGCCGGTACTGAATAAATTAATGGATCTACCCAATTTGCAATCTATTTTTTTGGATGAAGATAGGATAAGTCGCTATCAACTTGCAGACTTGCCAGAAAAAGAAAGAGCAATCAAACAACAACAGTGCGATGAACGTAATCATGCCCTGTTACAATTATTATTTGCACTACAAGCTCAACAAAATTGTGATATCCAGCTTAATTCAAGATCAGGTCTGCTGTTTTTCTATTCCAAACAGAATAGCGAAATAATTGCCGATGTCAATCAAAACGACTTTAACTTTCTTTTCAATGCGTTACCGCTTGAGCAAATTACTGAACTTGAGTTACGGCAACATAATTTGCCTGTTGAGTTACTGGCAAAACTGGCACAATTGAGTCATTTAAAAAAATTATCGATCAAAGAAAAAAAAGAGTTCAGAGCTGACCCCCAACCAACCGATAATCAAACTCAAAACGGTGCTTACCAACGCCGTGAAGCCCGCAATCAAGCCTTATGGACGCTATTAATCCACCTGCAATCCAAACTGCATTGTGACATCAAACTGATATCCGAAACGTTGCAAGAGTTTGAAAAGCGTTATCAAGGTTAAGCTCTCGAATGCAAGGAATAAAATGAACACAACAAACACGATAAAAGTCGTTAACCAACCTGTACGGGTAGAATTAAGTCATTTACAAATCATTCAGGGCGTTTATTTTTTAAATGATGTCCTATTTACCGGATTGGCTTATGACCACCGGCAACAAAAACTGTTTAAAGTCTATCAAATTACCGAAGGCAAAATTACCGCTGAGCAGGATTTTGGGGTTTTTAAACATGCCCAACCGGTAAAAATTGATTATGATGTAGTTATCGATGAGTATGAAAACGGGGATCCACTGTACTATCACGGTAAACTGTTTAATGGTGTTACTTATGAATATAAAGATGGTTTCGTTTTTTCCGAGGCATTATGGAATGATGGTTATTCGGTAGAAACGATCGGATGGTTTCCTGATGGCTCGGGATTAATATATCTTTATGAAACCAATTATCATAACGATAAATGTAAATTCGAATGGAATTATAAGCAGCTTATGAATATAAACTGCCGAAAAAAAAATGCGAATTCACTGACGCGTTTTACACTCGAAATCAATGACCAGAATCAAATTAAGTCGTGCCTTTTAAGTGCTAACGATATGGCGTGCTTAGATAAGTTGATTTCGCGTGATGATATCCCGTTACCCGCCAACAGTTTAAGTGGATTGCTGGCTGATTATCCCTTGGCGAAGGAGATTTCGCTGTCCGTTTTAAGTGATCATGATTTTAATTATTTTATGCACCATGCTGATTTTCAGTCGATTAAAAAATTAGAGTTATCCACTCAAAATTTATCTTTGCCGGTACTGAATAAATTAATGGATCTACCCAATTTGCAATCTATTTTTTTTAAAGAATGCGGGGTAAGTGACTATCAACTTGCAGACTTGCCAGAAAAAGAAAGAGCAATCAAACAACAACAGTGCGATGAACGTAATCATGCCCTGTTACAATTATTATTTGCACTACAAGCTCAACAAAATTGTGACATTAGATTTTATGCAAATTCAGGTATTGTGTTTTTCTATTTCAAACAAGATGGCAAAATAATTGCCGATGTCAATCAAAACGACTTTAACTTTCTTTTCAATGCGTTACCGCTTGAGCAAATTACTGAACTTGAGTTACGGCAACATAATTTGCCTGTTGAGTTACTGGCAAAACTGGCACAATTGAGTCATTTAAAAAAATTATCGATCAAAGAAAAAAAAGAGTTCAGAGCTGACCCCCAACCAACCGATAATCAAACTCAAAACGGTGCTTACCAACGCCGTGAAGCCCGCAATCAAGCCTTATGGACGCTATTGATCCACCTGCAATCCAAACTGCATTGTGACATCAAACTGATATCCGAAACGTTGCAAGAGTTTGAAAAGCGTTATCAAGGTTAAGCCCTCGAATGCAAGGAATAAAATGATAGTGTGAATTTAACTTAATTCGCACCTTCAACACTATTTGGTAAAAGTTGATTTTTAGATAATTAATAAGATAGATTTACTTTTGATTGGTTCATTATCTCTATCATTAGTTACATACCACCTTAATTATTAAGTTAACAGATTTAATATCAATTAACTTAATCTAGTAACCTTTCCTTTTATCCTTTAAAATAATTTTACGAAAACTGATGAGGTATTTCCTATGCGTTGGAGAGATCAAAGAGAGAGTGATAATATTGAAGATCGCCGCTCACAATATGGAAGCAATTCAGGAATTCGGATCCCAATGAGTGGCAAAGGTCGAGTTGTTTTATTTATTTTGGTACTAGTCGCTGGTTATTATGGTGTTGATTTGACTGGATTACTTAATTCAGATCTAATTGAAACGGATAATTCCTCACTAAACTCAAATGAATATTCAATTAATGATGAGGATGCGGCTAAATTTACATCCGTCATTTTAGCAAGTACTGAAGATTACTGGCAACAAGCGTTTAATCGTTTAGGTAGAAC encodes:
- a CDS encoding YwqJ-related putative deaminase gives rise to the protein MDTEDYVIVAKPALRFVTPNRKISFFLKKFNPKATEVEHLIVQWHCVNHSDEDKEKQHIIYGPKTSEWLGTEWIYQGTHTVVCTVKKSLGDKNPKTFLYVQNVISHEECLSYDTGSFDETENPFSVFHNLKKQIALIRSLESKSQLNQEENSKYQERMTNMDTYRDKLEYLLKKIPDSHKDNFNIVSARHYSYQYPDSNSILLQVCYFYKDDSAYLLDWTSPVQQGWCGVFIGKGDNEQAAVLNALKQWQRNNRYPEGTLKCRYLRSNHPTLEIPKYDAEGLLQWSIYDHYYSEEYQFTTDGATWLDSISNALSWVAMCGAIVAGAILLFVPGGQLGTAALWGLAASSIAGITASTINIAQRYDTGFNNWKEDGLDSLSIVANLLGLGSTAAFTKWGPLSFLSQQAGNVAKANTVKAMLIGQVAADSTQAIMVSTDVASAIYSTLDDKTLPADEKLSRVLRLFAAGVTTGALTYINIKGTRANFHFIKEDASLLRQMTREEIDNFLNDPKTFLIENGNVIAKEPIAITTHRTQNESATYPKSSVAVQQLQEFKLLPAPNDYTHSSTTIAQNILFPHPNYLRFLTQQYQPEIFLKYELNLHVNFNNGFEATEQSLLHSSSQIIARNSNEQVHKTIANTMVKEERYLNNIAAFQAMARARNWDEDVWKKLKAISRATCEIKGITFHNTTEFGNLPFDLNAAKKIGVVVEAGEFTNGSAPIKVTDIDRYIATLNGYYPSEMDKLTEGWIRSYIVKHNDRLQNFNGMPGAHAEVVAVDDVLKQLRAQKLDPEKYLTDIDVYTLKTNRPSKEDFLSEFVACANCSGILDPRINIHTGRKGE